One Euphorbia lathyris chromosome 1, ddEupLath1.1, whole genome shotgun sequence DNA segment encodes these proteins:
- the LOC136210638 gene encoding probable sodium/metabolite cotransporter BASS6, chloroplastic isoform X3: protein MFAVGVNSSEKDFVEAFKRPAAILAGYIGQFIVKPILGYIFGIISVSVLGLPTSVGAGVMLVSCVSGAQLSNYATFLTDPSMAPLSIVMTSLSTATAVFVTPLLSLLLIGKRLPVDVKGMVSSILQIVVTPIAAGLLLNRFFPRISNTIRPFLPPFSVLVTACCVGAPLAINVESVISPFGATLVAVIISFHLLAFVAGYFLTGLVFPETPDLKALQRTMSFETGMQSSLLALALANRFFQDPLVAVPPAISTVLMSLMGFLLVMIWAKKKDL from the exons ATGTTTGCAGTTGGGGTGAATTCCAGTGAAAAGGATTTTGTTGAAGCATTCAAAAGACCAGCAGCTATTTTGGCTGGTTATATTGGCCAATTTATTGTGAAGCCTATTCTTGGGTATATCTTTGGCATAATTTCTGTATCAGTGCTTGGTCTTCCTACTTCTGTAG GTGCTGGAGTTATGTTGGTATCTTGTGTTAGTGGAGCGCAGCTATCAAATTATGCTACTTTTCTCACCGATCCATCAATGGCTCCTCTAAGTATTGTCATGACATCCTTATCTACTGCTACTGCTGTCTTTGTTACACCATTATTGTCACTTTTGCTTATCGGAAAGAGACTTCCTGTTGATGTAAAGGGAATGGTATCGAGCATTCTGCAGATAGTAGTGACACCAATTGCAGCAGGGTTACTTCTTAACAG GTTCTTTCCCAGGATTTCTAATACTATTAGGCCCTTTTTGCCTCCTTTTTCAGTCCTTGTGACAGCCTGTTGTGTTGGAGCACCACTTGCTATTAATGTTGAGTCTGTCATATCTCCTTTTGGTGCAACCCTAGTAGCAGTCATTATTTCATTTCATCTGCTGGCATTTGTTGCTGGTTATTTTCTCACCGGTCTCGTCTTTCCCGAAACACCTGACCTAAAGGCACTTCAAAGGACAATGTCTTTTGAGACAG GCATGCAGAGCAGTCTTCTGGCCCTTGCGCTTGCAAATAGGTTTTTCCAAGATCCACTTGTAGCAGTGCCTCCAGCAATCTCT ACTGTATTGATGTCTTTGATGGGGTTCTTACTTGTCATGATTTGGGCTAAGAAGAAAGATTTATGA
- the LOC136210638 gene encoding probable sodium/metabolite cotransporter BASS6, chloroplastic isoform X2: MLSTTRIRYYAPALGFLMFAVGVNSSEKDFVEAFKRPAAILAGYIGQFIVKPILGYIFGIISVSVLGLPTSVGAGVMLVSCVSGAQLSNYATFLTDPSMAPLSIVMTSLSTATAVFVTPLLSLLLIGKRLPVDVKGMVSSILQIVVTPIAAGLLLNRFFPRISNTIRPFLPPFSVLVTACCVGAPLAINVESVISPFGATLVAVIISFHLLAFVAGYFLTGLVFPETPDLKALQRTMSFETGMQSSLLALALANRFFQDPLVAVPPAISTVLMSLMGFLLVMIWAKKKDL; this comes from the exons ATGTTATCAACAACAAGAATAAG GTACTATGCTCCTGCATTAGGGTTTCTAATGTTTGCAGTTGGGGTGAATTCCAGTGAAAAGGATTTTGTTGAAGCATTCAAAAGACCAGCAGCTATTTTGGCTGGTTATATTGGCCAATTTATTGTGAAGCCTATTCTTGGGTATATCTTTGGCATAATTTCTGTATCAGTGCTTGGTCTTCCTACTTCTGTAG GTGCTGGAGTTATGTTGGTATCTTGTGTTAGTGGAGCGCAGCTATCAAATTATGCTACTTTTCTCACCGATCCATCAATGGCTCCTCTAAGTATTGTCATGACATCCTTATCTACTGCTACTGCTGTCTTTGTTACACCATTATTGTCACTTTTGCTTATCGGAAAGAGACTTCCTGTTGATGTAAAGGGAATGGTATCGAGCATTCTGCAGATAGTAGTGACACCAATTGCAGCAGGGTTACTTCTTAACAG GTTCTTTCCCAGGATTTCTAATACTATTAGGCCCTTTTTGCCTCCTTTTTCAGTCCTTGTGACAGCCTGTTGTGTTGGAGCACCACTTGCTATTAATGTTGAGTCTGTCATATCTCCTTTTGGTGCAACCCTAGTAGCAGTCATTATTTCATTTCATCTGCTGGCATTTGTTGCTGGTTATTTTCTCACCGGTCTCGTCTTTCCCGAAACACCTGACCTAAAGGCACTTCAAAGGACAATGTCTTTTGAGACAG GCATGCAGAGCAGTCTTCTGGCCCTTGCGCTTGCAAATAGGTTTTTCCAAGATCCACTTGTAGCAGTGCCTCCAGCAATCTCT ACTGTATTGATGTCTTTGATGGGGTTCTTACTTGTCATGATTTGGGCTAAGAAGAAAGATTTATGA
- the LOC136210640 gene encoding uncharacterized protein, whose product MTFHDDSTGPELILKMEDENNIVYDTKGDYVELSECDAEEGGLIGVSEGSSLCLWRWRGSVVWYWFKLAFLFTCLGLLAAVVLKWVAPYFMDKEVIPIINWETTTFSTPVLAVMVFASVALFPTVLLPSTPSMWVAGMTFGYGFGFLLIISATAVGVSLPYCIGSLFLHKIRGWLENYPKKAAILRAAGEGNWFHQFRAVALIRISPFPYILYNYCAVATHVKYGPYILGSLVGMVPEIFVAIYTGILIEALADASNDQHSLSAPQILFNVIGFCGTVATTIIFTVYAKRQLKVLQDDPQLE is encoded by the exons ATGACTTTTCATGATGACAGTACAGGACCGGAGCTGATATTGAAAATGGAGGATGAAAATAATATTGTGTATGATACCAAAGGGGATTATGTCGAATTGAGCGAATGTGATGCGGAGGAAGGTGGGTTAATTGGGGTTTCAGAAGGGTCTAGTTTATGTCTATGGAGATGGAGAGGTTCTGTTGTTTGGTATTGGTTTAAGTTGGCTTTCTTGTTTACTTGTTTGGGATTGTTAGCTGCTGTTGTTCTTAAATGGGTCGCCCCCTATTTCATGGACAAG GAGGTTATTCCTATCATAAACTGGGAGACGACTACTTTTAGCACCCCAGTGCTGGCAGTTATGGTCTTTGCTTCTGTGGCATTGTTTCCTACTGTACTTCTGCCGTCTACACCTTCTATGTGGGTAGCTGGGATGACATTTGGTTATGGCTTTGGATTTTTATTGATCATCTCTGCAACAGCTGTGGGTGTATCGCTTCCGTATTGCATTGGCTCTTTGTTCCTTCATAAGATTCGA gggtggtTAGAAAATTATCCAAAGAAAGCTGCCATTTTGAGAGCAGCTGGTGAAGGAAATTGGTTTCATCAGTTTCGAGCAGTAGCATTGATCAGGATTTCTCCATTtccatatattttatataactACTGTGCTGTTGCCACACATGTTAAGTATGGACCTTACATCTTAGGCTCATTGGTCGGAATGGTGCCAGAAATTTTTGTTGCGATCTACAC TGGGATCCTAATAGAGGCGTTGGCAGATGCTTCGAACGATCAGCATTCACTTTCAGCTCCTCAAATTCTATTCAATGTGATTGGTTTTTGTGGAACAGTGGCTACCACAATTATCTTTACAGTATACGCTAAAAGACAGCTTAAGGTATTGCAAGATGATCCACAATTGGAATAG
- the LOC136210639 gene encoding uncharacterized protein yields the protein MASTTTMLPSLFSVNPNFSPKLKQTLFSSLSSPPTRTPAAPQIRPVKPKSSRYDTVAGIFGAGLALTLVGPAFAADLPLLGQLSEPANALSLPTWAIHVSSVAEWITAMALVWQYGEKSGFESWKGLSWGMVPLLGGAFCACTWHFFYNSESLEVLVALQAALTVIGNATMCIAAFRIYRASSEERPKNL from the exons ATGGCATCAACAACTACAATGCTCCCATCGCTGTTCTCTGTGAAtcccaatttttctcccaaatTGAAACAGACCcttttctcttctctctcttctccacCTACCCGTACTCCTGCTGCTCCTCAAATCCGCCCCGTGAAGCCAAAATCCTCTCGTTATGATACTGTTGCGGGCATATTTGGGGCTGGTTTGGCTTTGACCTTAGTCGGACCCGCCTTTGCTGCTGATTTACCGTTGCTGGGTCAACTGAGTGAGCCTGCCAACGCACTTTCTTTGCCTACTTGGGCCATTCACGTTTCCAGTGTTGCTGAGTG GATTACAGCAATGGCTTTGGTGTGGCAATATGGGGAGAAATCAGGATTTGAGTCTTGGAAGGGACTCTCTTGGGGCATG gtacctctGCTTGGTGGAGCATTTTGTGCATGCACATGGCATTTCTTTTATAATTCTGAGTCTCTGGAG GTGTTGGTAGCTCTTCAAGCAGCACTGACAGTAATAGGTAATGCCACAATGTGTATTGCTGCATTCCGAATATACAGAGCGTCTTCAGAGGAACGGCCGAAGAATCTCTGA
- the LOC136210638 gene encoding probable sodium/metabolite cotransporter BASS6, chloroplastic isoform X1 has translation MNVNVKRWLIQSSHTSQFPFRNRNYSLLQLLPQNCFIKPTELRNLGFSVQLNENKPQGSRILVSRCASDKFSDNFEQDPDQNVINNKNKMVEQEIFSIVNILKQSNSLLPQVVLASTLLALVYPPSFTWFTTRYYAPALGFLMFAVGVNSSEKDFVEAFKRPAAILAGYIGQFIVKPILGYIFGIISVSVLGLPTSVGAGVMLVSCVSGAQLSNYATFLTDPSMAPLSIVMTSLSTATAVFVTPLLSLLLIGKRLPVDVKGMVSSILQIVVTPIAAGLLLNRFFPRISNTIRPFLPPFSVLVTACCVGAPLAINVESVISPFGATLVAVIISFHLLAFVAGYFLTGLVFPETPDLKALQRTMSFETGMQSSLLALALANRFFQDPLVAVPPAISTVLMSLMGFLLVMIWAKKKDL, from the exons ATGAATGTCAACGTTAAGCGATGGTTGATTCAATCTTCGCATACCTCGCAGTTTCCTTTCCGTAATAGAAATTATAGTCTTCTCCAACTCTTGCCGCAAAATTGCTTCATTAAGCCTACAG agTTGCGCAATCTCGGATTTTCAGTTCAATTAAACGAAAATAAAC CCCAGGGGTCAAGGATTTTAGTTAGCAGGTGCGCATCAGATAAGTTCTCGGATAACTTTGAGCAGGATCCGGATCAGAATGTTATCAACAACAAGAATAAG ATGGTTGAGCAGGAAATTTTTTCTATTGTGAACATCTTGAAGCAATCGAATTCGCTCCTCCCTCAAGTGGTTCTTGCTAGTACACTTTTGGCTCTTGTTTATCCTCCTTCATTTACATGGTTTACTACGAG GTACTATGCTCCTGCATTAGGGTTTCTAATGTTTGCAGTTGGGGTGAATTCCAGTGAAAAGGATTTTGTTGAAGCATTCAAAAGACCAGCAGCTATTTTGGCTGGTTATATTGGCCAATTTATTGTGAAGCCTATTCTTGGGTATATCTTTGGCATAATTTCTGTATCAGTGCTTGGTCTTCCTACTTCTGTAG GTGCTGGAGTTATGTTGGTATCTTGTGTTAGTGGAGCGCAGCTATCAAATTATGCTACTTTTCTCACCGATCCATCAATGGCTCCTCTAAGTATTGTCATGACATCCTTATCTACTGCTACTGCTGTCTTTGTTACACCATTATTGTCACTTTTGCTTATCGGAAAGAGACTTCCTGTTGATGTAAAGGGAATGGTATCGAGCATTCTGCAGATAGTAGTGACACCAATTGCAGCAGGGTTACTTCTTAACAG GTTCTTTCCCAGGATTTCTAATACTATTAGGCCCTTTTTGCCTCCTTTTTCAGTCCTTGTGACAGCCTGTTGTGTTGGAGCACCACTTGCTATTAATGTTGAGTCTGTCATATCTCCTTTTGGTGCAACCCTAGTAGCAGTCATTATTTCATTTCATCTGCTGGCATTTGTTGCTGGTTATTTTCTCACCGGTCTCGTCTTTCCCGAAACACCTGACCTAAAGGCACTTCAAAGGACAATGTCTTTTGAGACAG GCATGCAGAGCAGTCTTCTGGCCCTTGCGCTTGCAAATAGGTTTTTCCAAGATCCACTTGTAGCAGTGCCTCCAGCAATCTCT ACTGTATTGATGTCTTTGATGGGGTTCTTACTTGTCATGATTTGGGCTAAGAAGAAAGATTTATGA